A genomic region of Bernardetia sp. ABR2-2B contains the following coding sequences:
- a CDS encoding SnoaL-like domain-containing protein translates to MTTQQIANRLVELCREGNYSQAQKELYHQNTISIEPEMLPNNRVQGMEELNKKSKQWDENLVEMHSTHVSEPIIAGNHFSCTIGFDATFKDRGRSKEEELAVYKVEDGKITEERFFYSMG, encoded by the coding sequence ATGACAACACAACAAATTGCCAACCGTTTAGTAGAGCTTTGTAGAGAAGGAAATTATAGTCAAGCTCAAAAAGAATTGTATCATCAAAACACAATCAGCATTGAACCCGAAATGCTGCCCAATAATAGAGTACAAGGAATGGAAGAGCTCAATAAAAAATCAAAGCAATGGGACGAGAATCTAGTTGAAATGCACTCTACACACGTATCAGAGCCAATTATAGCAGGAAATCACTTTTCTTGTACTATCGGTTTTGATGCTACTTTCAAAGATAGAGGAAGAAGCAAGGAAGAAGAACTTGCCGTTTATAAAGTAGAAGATGGAAAAATTACAGAAGAACGTTTTTTTTATTCTATGGGATAA